Genomic DNA from Lutibacter sp. A80:
AATAAAGGTTTTGAATTCGCTGCTAGTTGGAAAGATGAAACATCGTACGGCTTAAATTATAGTATTACTGGAACTTTTACTATGAATGATAATGAAGTAACTGATCTTGCAGGAATTGAAAGAGGTTTTGCAAATGGTAGACCAGTAGTTTCTCTAGGTGAAAACATAGATTATACAACATATCTTGCTAAAGGTTATGAAGCCGGGGCTTTCTTTTTAGTTGAAAATGCAGGAGTTATTAAAACTCAAGAACAATTAGATGCTTATAAAGTAATTGACGGAAGTGCTCAGCTAGGTGATATGATGTACATAGATCAAAATGGAGATAATTCTATAGACGATAATGATAGAGTTTATTCAGGATCAGGTCAATCAGATTTTGAAGCTGGAGTAAATTTAAACTTAAGTTACAACAATTGGGATTTATACGTACAAACATACGGTACTTATGGTTCAAAAATTTATAACGGAGCAAAACTATATGCTTACCAATTAGGTAGACATAGTGATCAATATTATATGTGGACTCCTCAAAACCCTATGTCAGACATACCTACAAATAGACAAAATTCTTACCATAACAATGTGAGAGCTAGATCTGATTATTTCTTAGAAGATGGATCTTACTTTAGAATTAGAAATATTACGCTTGGTTATTCATTTGCAGAATTACTTAAAGACTCAGGAATTGAAAACTTAAGATTATATGCAACAGCAATGAACCCTTTAACATTTACTGAATACTCTGGATATGATCCTGAAGTTGGAGGTGATGGTATATTTACTCGCGGTGTTGATAGAGGAAACTACCCTGTAACACGTCAGTTTACATTAGGTCTTCAACTAAGCTTTTAATCAACTTTTAAATTTTAAATATTATGAAAATATTAAAAAATATAAAACTACTCTTCTTAAGTTCACTTCTTTTAATAGGATGTAATGAAGACGAATTTTTAGAACAAATAAATCCAAATGCAACAACTACTGATACATTCTGGGGTTCCGAAAAACAGTTTAATAGCGCTCTCACTACTGTTTATGGAGCTCTACAATTTCAAAACATTAGTGGAGGAGAATTGCAATATGAAATGATTTTAGGTGATATTGCTGGAACAGAATCTTGGTATAGACCTGCTGCATTTAGAAACCTTACATACAACGACGGAAGCTATTACGTTACAGACAAATGGAACGAACTATATATTGGTATTTTTAGAGCCAATCAAGTAATTCAATATCTTGAAACTGCAGATGAAAGTATTTTTAATAATACTAACAAAAACGAAATCGAAGGTCAAGCAAGATTTTTAAGAGCGTTCTTTTATTTCCAATTAGCACACACTTATGGTGGTGCGGTAATTCACGAAAAAGTAGCAGAAACTAAAGAAGACCTATTAAAACCTTTTTCTTCTATTGAAGAGGTAACCAACACTATTATCTTACCTGATTTAAAATTTGCTCAAGCTAATTTACCAATATCTTGGAGTAACAGTACAGATAAAGGTCGTGTTACATGGGGAGCTGCCACTTCTCTACTTGGTAAAGTTTACCTATTCGATGAAAAATGGAATGAAGCTGCCACACAATTTAATGAAGTAATTACAAAAGGTAATTATAAATTAACCGCTGATATTATGGATAATTTTACTGACTTAAATGAGTTTAATGAAGAATCAATTTTTGAAGTTGCATATTCAGCCGAGCTAAATCCTGGAATTAATGGAGAAGCAGTTGATGATAATACTTACGAATCTGGAGCAGAAGCATCTACTATGGCTAGAGCATTTGGACAATTAAATTATGGAGGTTATAATACATTATTACCTTCATACTTCTTACATGAATTGTATACAAGTGACGAAGTAGACCCTACAAATGGAATAAATAATGGAAATACGCAATCTAGAAGAATGACTGCAAGTATCTGCCCAAAAAATGGAGAGAGTTTATATTACAATATAGAACTGGATAGTCCAGATGCTAAAGGTTGGGCTTTTGGTCAAAGTGCATATATCAAAAAATTCACAAACTGGTATCATTTAGATGCTGAAGACAGTCAAAGTAGATCTGGAATTAATTTCAGACATATACGTCTAGCAGATGTTTACTTAATGTATGCAGAAGCTGTTCTTAATGCAACTGGAGATTATCAAACTGCAATTACCTATATAGATAAAGTTAGAAAAAGAGCAGGTGTTAAAACCATACAACAATACCTAGATGAAAATGGAGGTACCTTTCCTCAGCTACATATAAGTAAACAAGTACATGGAAATAGACCTTACGTTACTGCTTCTACTGAAACCATAATGACTCATTTAAGAAGAGTTGAAAGACCTTTAGAATTAGCTTTTGAAGGACACAGATGGAAAGATTTAGTAAGATGGGGTATTGCACAAGAAGTATTTGATGAATTAAGAGCTGACGAAATATGGAGAGAAAACAATAAAGAATTGTTAGAAATTGATGAAGAAGGAATTGCCCCTTTATACATTAAAGAAAGAATAAGACCAGACTTTATTTTGTCTTCTACTAATTATACTCCTAGTCAACATAATTATTTACCAATTCCAACACAAGAAGTACAAACAAATTCAGAACTATAAAAATAGAAAATTATGAATTTTAATAAAATAAAAAAATATATCTGGTTTCTTGCAATAGCATCCTTATTCAATGCTTGCGATGATTCCAATGAATTAATACTTAACGAACCTAACCACAGAGTAGTTTATACTTCTGAAATGGATTTTCAAAATAAAATTCAAGTAAATACAGATATAACTTTTGGAGACGCTTCTTCAGGTGTGCAATCTAGAACTTGGACTTTTCCTGATGCAGATGTTGAAATTGTAGGTGCTAATAACAATAGTACCTCAACAAAAGAAACTGTTAAAGCAATTTTTAATAAAGTTGGACAACATGATGTAAAATTACATCAAGTTTTTAAAGGAAATGCCTATTCTGGTATTAATTTAATGGGTAAAGAACTAGACACTACAATTGTTGTTACAGTATTAGGTGAAGTTATAACTAACATTCAAGCAAATTTAGTAAACAACGATGGTAGTTTAGGAGATGCGTTAATAATGGCTGAAAACCAAGAAAATGAAGTAACAGCTAGTAAAACTGTTAGATATACATATAGCGTAGACGGAGAACCTGAAACATTCGATTGGACATTTGATGGTGGAGACCCTGCAACATCAAACTCTAGTGAACAAGAAATTGATATTAAATATAAAAGAATGGGGTCTTATGATGTTAGATTTATTGCTGCTAGAGCTAGGCCGTTTGGTGGTGATACAATTGAATACAAAAACCTTATAAAAGTTATTGCTTCAACAGACCCTGTAGATTTAGAAAAAATAACCGAAAAAGATGGTCTTATTTCTTTAATATATAGTAGAGAAATGGATGCAACAACATTAAATAAAGAACAATTCTCGGTTACAATAGAAAATGATGGGAATATTATAACACCTTCAATTTTAAGAGCTTCTGTAGATTCAGAAGAAGCAAACATTGTTTTACTTGAGTTAGATGGAGAATCAATTTATAATGATGATGTTGTAAAAGTTTCATATACCCCTGGTTCTTTACTTACACTAGATGCTGTTGCTGCTGACGCTTTTACTGATAAAACTTTAGAATTTACAAAAACAAATATCTTAGATGGACAATCTGATTACGATGCAAGTTTTGAAAATTCTACTGATGCAAACTGGCCATATATGTGGTGGGGAGGAATTTATGAAAAATATACTCTTCAAATAACAGATGAAAAAGCACATGATGGTAGTAAAAGTGCTTATATAGAAATGGAACCCAATGGAGGTATGATTATTGGTCATAAAAATGCTGCTGGAGATCAAATCACATTCCCTGTAGAAGCAGGTAAAGATTATGAAATTGGAATTTGGGTTTATGTTGAAGATTTAGGAGCAAACGAACCAGCAGGTCTTACACCTGATTTAAGATTTTTCTGGTTTCCAAATACTAATTGGAATGTTGGTCCAAATCCATTGTTTTCTGATGATTTTAAAACAGGAGAATGGGTATATAACTCTACATTTGTTCAATTTTCCGAAACAGGTGACAAAACATTCCAAATTAGAGGTTATAACCAAGAAAACTCAAAAGCATTAAAATTTTATATGGATAATATTAGTATAACTGAGGTTAAATTAAGACCTTAATAAATAATATTTTTTTTAAGGTAAATTTAAAAGTCGTCCTAAATTATATTTAAATATAATTTAGGACGACTTTACTTATTTTAATAACATAAAATCTAAACTTGGAAAAAGTCATTTATCAAACTTTTCTATTTATTACTATTAAAAGGAGAAAACAAATAGCCTCTTCAAAATTACTGATAAAATGTATGTGGTTTGTGTAGTTTACTAAAATAATGCAAAAATATTTCACCACGCTTTTTATAATAAGTTTTAACAATAATGAATAGTTATTTATCATAAATTACAAATCTAAACTATCATATAAAGACAAGTATAAAAAGAACCAGAGATACATTACACATCAAAAACACTATCCAAATACTATGCAATAGTATAAACTATCTTTTTATAAATAGTATCAGCATTCCTAAAAAAGTATGTATAAAAAACAGACAAAATAAAATATATCATGTTTTTTATAGATTGATAACCTATTACAATTTTATTTTAGTCTAAATCAATTTTCTTCTGTTTAATTACTTCTTTTAATTCTTTAATTCTTTTTTGAATTAAAAGTTTTCGAACTTCAATGATAGTTCTTGTTTCATCTTCTAATTTCCCCTATACTTTACTCTATGTTTAAATTTTGGTTTTACTAATCATTATAATATTTCCCCTCTTTTAAACTATACGTTTTGTCAACAAAATGACCTTTTATAACTATAAAACATTTTCTTTTAATAATAAATAATAAACACCGTTTAATCCTATTATTTTTAAAAAGTATAGGATTTTTATTTTTACTATATTTTCTTTTGAATCGGCTTTAATTACAATTGGCAGTATTTCATTTTCAGATACTACTAATAGTTCTGATTTATTGAATTTAAGTTTCATATTATTTGTTTTTCTTATTAATACAGAAAAAGCAAAAAGGTAACCATTGG
This window encodes:
- a CDS encoding RagB/SusD family nutrient uptake outer membrane protein, translated to MKILKNIKLLFLSSLLLIGCNEDEFLEQINPNATTTDTFWGSEKQFNSALTTVYGALQFQNISGGELQYEMILGDIAGTESWYRPAAFRNLTYNDGSYYVTDKWNELYIGIFRANQVIQYLETADESIFNNTNKNEIEGQARFLRAFFYFQLAHTYGGAVIHEKVAETKEDLLKPFSSIEEVTNTIILPDLKFAQANLPISWSNSTDKGRVTWGAATSLLGKVYLFDEKWNEAATQFNEVITKGNYKLTADIMDNFTDLNEFNEESIFEVAYSAELNPGINGEAVDDNTYESGAEASTMARAFGQLNYGGYNTLLPSYFLHELYTSDEVDPTNGINNGNTQSRRMTASICPKNGESLYYNIELDSPDAKGWAFGQSAYIKKFTNWYHLDAEDSQSRSGINFRHIRLADVYLMYAEAVLNATGDYQTAITYIDKVRKRAGVKTIQQYLDENGGTFPQLHISKQVHGNRPYVTASTETIMTHLRRVERPLELAFEGHRWKDLVRWGIAQEVFDELRADEIWRENNKELLEIDEEGIAPLYIKERIRPDFILSSTNYTPSQHNYLPIPTQEVQTNSEL